Genomic window (Lycium barbarum isolate Lr01 chromosome 2, ASM1917538v2, whole genome shotgun sequence):
TGGCTCCTCCCTTTCTTTTGCACACTGCTGAAGCTCAGTCTTCAGAATGGCATTTTCAACCCTCAACTTGTTGGTCTCCTCAGTTGCCCTTTCCTGGGCATCAATCAGACTCGAGATCGTTGAGCTTCTGCCAAAACCTCCCTTCTTTGGCACGCATTCGCAGTCCTCAAGAGTACCCAGAGTAAACATTTGCTTTCTGGTTCCCACAATCACCTTTCCAACCTTGATTTCAAAGTGCTCGAACACTTTGGTGAGAAAGAAACCATATGCCAATCCATGCCTGCCTTCCTTAACCGTGACCACTTTTTTCATATGCTCGATCATCAGAGCAGGCAAGCTGACTGGAGTGAAGTTGGCCAACGCTTCTATTAGATACAAGTCTGGGATGGCTGCCATAGATCTCCTTTCATCATGGGGCAACAACACCTTTTTTACCAGTTCAAACAGGAGCTGGTACTCTGGCTTGAGCTGTTTTTTGTATAGCTGTTCCCCCGATATGGTCCCCTCCTGCTTTGCAATGATGTTCAAGAACTCCACTGAGGCTGATATATTTTTAACTATCTTCGCCGTCAGTGGAAACTCCAAGAATTTCCCCAATTTTCTCTTCATCAAGAGTGAAGTCTGAACCATTCACATGCAGAAATAAAGATTCATCTGTGAAAAACAAGTTGGTCTAAAACACCACTACTTCATCTTCAAACAAGCTTGGAACTAGAGGTTTAAATAGATGACTCCATTTCTGAAATTCCACCATCTCCAAAAGTTCCCTCATCCCAGGCTTCTCAGCAATCTCGGGATCAAATGCCCTTCCATTCAGTACTTTCTAAGTTTTCAAAACCTCTTTCCTTTCCCATTCTGTTATTTCAGTTTTCTGTTTCGTTGATGAGGAACCAGGTTCCTCACCCGCACTTGTCTTTCTTTTCCTGAGAGggtaggttttttttttattttcctcaGATTCTTCAACCTCAGCACCAGGTTCCTTTGCAGCAACAACTGCTGACTTACCTTTCCTCATTTTTTCTTCCTTAGAGCTTTTTCTCTCAAGTGGAGTTTCCTCCACTTCATTTTCTTCCTCATCAACTTCCACCACCTCAGTTGGTGACACCTCATCCTTATCTACCAAAAACCTTTTGACTAGACGCCTCTTCTTCTTTAAGGAGCTTTTCTCCTTGTTAGCTTTCAGGGTTGAGTCTAACTAGGCTTTTGCTTTTTGTCTTGTGGTTGGCTCCTTTTTGGCAACGTGCTTCTGTTTAGTCACTCGATCCTTTGGCGAGGACCCAAACTTTCTTTTGAACACGAGGTTCAAGGCTACTTCATCCTCATCAACCTCCTTAGAAGGAGTAACTGTACCAGATTCCTTGCCTGTAGAAAGGTCTCCTAAAGGCACAGTAATGATTGACACACGTTGGGAGTTGGTGTCTCAGTTAACTTTTGAGGAACCTGGTCCCATCCCACACAGGGGCAGTCTTAAACACGGGGGAATCAGATTCATCAGATGAACCAAGGTCCAAAGGTATCTTTCTCACGAGCAAAACAGTGCCATTAATCATTTTGCTTTCACGTGTACCAGTGGATGCCATTATCTCTTTGTTAATAAAGTATGTTTGCCAGTGTATTGTATTTGTGATGAGAAACAAAGGCAGGGTACTCTGATTTTGTAGGTGAAGACTGGCTAGCCTTGTAATCCACTTTCATATATCTCAAAGTGTAGGAATTTGTGTTTTCTGTATTCCAAAAAGACTCCTTAATTCATGTGTGACAATCACTTTGAACTTAAACTTAATCACCAAGACTAATTGGAAAGTGTGTGTTTACCAGTTTACATTTACATGTTAGTTGAATGTATATCCCCTTTTTGTGGCAGAGACCCTTAGTACTTTGGGCTCACAAATGAAAAGGTTTTTCCATTTATTATCTTGACGTTGAATTTTGTGCTGAACTTGGACTAGAAATGCTCCCCCTTTTTCCACTGCCTTGCTTTACCAGAAATGAAATTTTACCGTTGGACAAATATAAACTACATACCAATTGTTGTATTTTTATTCATACTAATGTTAAATTCTTAAAAGCtgtttatttaagaaaatatagAATCTTACCAGATTTAAGGATTACTTATACATGTGAAAAAACTATAAAAATGTTGCTTGAACAATGGCATCTCACTATGTATGTGCATAGTTTTATACACCGTCaatgtaaataatttttttgcaTTATCAAAGGTCATTTAAAGGATATCTATAGGTAAGTATGCTTAATTTATAGGATTTTAAATCCTGAAAATAACATATGTTATCTGCTGCAACATGTAAAGATAACCTGATGGCCCGTTAACTCTCAACGTAAAAATCCCAAAGGAAAATATAGATGTAT
Coding sequences:
- the LOC132627220 gene encoding uncharacterized protein LOC132627220; translated protein: MVQTSLLMKRKLGKFLEFPLTAKIVKNISASVEFLNIIAKQEGTISGEQLYKKQLKPEYQLLFELVKKVLLPHDERRSMAAIPDLYLIEALANFTPVSLPALMIEHMKKVVTVKEGRHGLAYGFFLTKVFEHFEIKVGKVIVGTRKQMFTLGTLEDCECVPKKGGFGRSSTISSLIDAQERATEETNKLRVENAILKTELQQCAKEREEPGASGLLKEDNAQLQAVVEKLKAEVE